The proteins below come from a single Zea mays cultivar B73 chromosome 8, Zm-B73-REFERENCE-NAM-5.0, whole genome shotgun sequence genomic window:
- the LOC103635597 gene encoding protein OCTOPUS — MTLRMEPPVPPPRRSVSTTCDLHPEETFTGFCAACLRERLTGLEANAAAAAAPGRKSTSAIRSLFSRPFAAAAGGGPSGSGAAALPDLRRCKSFSCGSGGDALAAAGGAYEPQRRSCDVRGRSTLWALFHQDDRERVRDGTAFVAFPASSSTAAAALAAEVLAPPPPPPACVAEMFLEEEIAVAEDSDEIVPVMEPVLVADTSEEMETGVNAARDVRAMKDHIDLESSQSQQPKKPPPKEMEIAGSFWLAASVFSKKWQNWRRKQKLKKQEAAGSKAAAAAMPPPEKPSKPSFLRRSRFRRGEAGSEFAGGRRSCDTDLRFSLDAGRMSVDGMGFAWDQPRASWDGYLFGAGAGAGIALGRAPPPLSRLPPILSAMEDSPAGIVERSDGQIPVEDDSQPEPDPDANVPGGSAQTRDYYMDTSSRRRRSLDRSSSVRRSFEVTDPKPVAVPVPVPVPATAPAAMVNGKESPLMGSSEFYHFHHAEDLFDHRFSTNSLVEDFSASLDAAFPGPAKKPPRRWRKAWSLWGLIHRRAAGRGNGADRAFSEPWPELRVRGHSGRMQRCNSNACARSSFSSNSGGGLGSSRRSYVVDAHGHAKRRREEGAALERNRSARHSPGPGTADSGMLRLYLTPVRSASGRRTAVFPVKGRRPLRSPSLARTMLGLY; from the coding sequence ATGACGCTGCGGATGGAGCCGCCGGTGCCGCCGCCGCGGCGGTCGGTGTCGACGACCTGCGACCTTCACCCTGAGGAGACCTTCACGGGCTTCTGCGCCGCCTGCCTCCGCGAGCGCCTCACCGGGCTCGAGGCCAACGCCGCcgcggccgccgcgccgggccgCAAGTCCACCTCCGCTATCCGCTCGCTCTTTTCCCGGCCGTTCGCCGCTGCCGCCGGCGGAGGGCCCTCGGGCTCCGGTGCCGCCGCGCTGCCGGACCTCCGCCGGTGCAAGTCTTTCTCCTGCGGGAGCGGGGGCGACGCGCTGGCAGCCGCCGGCGGGGCGTACGAGCCGCAGCGGCGGTCGTGCGACGTGCGCGGGCGGAGCACTCTCTGGGCGCTCTTCCACCAGGACGACCGCGAGAGGGTCCGCGACGGCACAGCGTTCGTCGCCTTCCCGGCCTCGTCCTCCACCGCCGCGGCCGCGCTCGCCGCCGAGGTCCTTGCGCCGCCGCCCCCTCCGCCGGCCTGCGTCGCTGAGATGTTCTTGGAGGAGGAGATTGCTGTCGCCGAGGATTCCGACGAGATTGTTCCGGTGATGGAGCCCGTCTTGGTGGCCGACACCTCTGAGGAGATGGAGACGGGGGTGAATGCGGCGCGGGATGTTAGGGCCATGAAGGATCACATAGATCTCGAGTCTTCGCAGTCGCAGCAGCCCAAGAAGCCGCCGCCCAAGGAGATGGAGATCGCCGGGAGCTTCTGGCTTGCTGCCTCGGTGTTCAGCAAGAAGTGGCAGAACTGGAGGCGCAAGCAGAAGCTCAAGAAGCAGGAGGCCGCGGGCAGCAAGGCTGCTGCGGCGGCAATGCCCCCACCGGAGAAGCCCTCCAAGCCATCGTTCCTCCGGCGCAGCCGCTTCCGCCGTGGTGAAGCCGGCTCTGAGTTCGCCGGCGGGCGGCGCTCGTGTGACACCGATCTAAGATTCTCCCTCGACGCCGGGCGCATGTCCGTCGACGGCATGGGCTTCGCCTGGGACCAACCCCGTGCGTCGTGGGACGGCTATCTgttcggcgccggcgccggcgccggcattGCCCTcggccgcgcgccgccgccgctctcCCGCCTGCCTCCCATCCTCTCGGCTATGGAGGACTCCCCCGCCGGCATCGTGGAGCGCTCCGACGGTCAAATCCCCGTGGAGGATGACTcccagccggagcccgaccccgaCGCGAACGTCCCTGGGGGCTCGGCCCAGACGCGAGACTACTACATGGACACGTCGAGCCGGAGGCGCCGGAGCCTTGACAGGTCCAGCTCTGTGCGGAGGTCCTTCGAAGTCACCGACCCAAAGCCAGTGGCAGTGCCAGTACCAGTACCTGTTCCAGCGACCGCACCGGCCGCCATGGTCAACGGCAAGGAATCCCCTCTAATGGGCAGCTCGGAGTTCTACCACTTCCACCACGCCGAAGACCTGTTCGACCACCGGTTCAGCACCAACTCACTCGTCGAggacttctccgccagcctggaCGCCGCCTTCCCCGGCCCCGCGAAGAAGCCGCCGCGGCGGTGGCGCAAGGCGTGGAGCCTCTGGGGCCTGATCCACCGCCGCGCCGCGGGGCGCGGGAACGGCGCGGACCGCGCGTTCTCGGAGCCGTGGCCGGAGCTGCGCGTCCGCGGGCACAGCGGCAGGATGCAGCGGTGCAACAGCAACGCGTGCGCGCGGAGCTCCTTCAGCAGCAACAGCGGCGGCGGGCTGGGCAGCTCGAGGCGCAGCTACGTCGTGGACGCCCACGGCCACGCGAAGCGGAGGCGCGAGGAGGGCGCGGCGCTGGAGCGGAACCGCAGCGCGCGGCACTCGCCGGGGCCGGGCACCGCCGACAGCGGCATGCTCCGGTTGTACCTCACGCCGGTTCGGAGCGCCAGCGGCCGCCGGACCGCCGTCTTCCCTGTGAAAGGCAGGCGGCCGCTGAGGTCGCCGTCGTTGGCGCGGACGATGCTGGGGCTGTACTGA